GCGGCCTTCTCGGCGGCCGTCAGCGAGTTGAGGAGCTTCTGCGCCTCGGCGAGCTTGCCCTGAACGGCCTTCTTCTGCTTGGCCAGTTCGGTGCGCGTGCTCGCGAGGTCCTGGAGCTTCTCGGAGGCCTCGGCGCGGTCCTGGGCCAGCTCGCGCTGCTTCTCCTGGATCTTCTTCAGCGCCTCGACCTGCTGGGAGCTGAGCTGGTCCGCGGTGGAGGCCTTGTCCAGGTAGTCGTCCGGGTTCGACGACAGGAACAGCTGGAGCGAGGGGTCGATGGAGCCGGTGCGGTACTGCGCGGCGGCCGCGAGGCCCATGGAGTCCCGGAGTTCGTTCAGGTCGCCCTGGCCACGAGCCACGTTGTCCTGGATGGTGGAGATCTCCTTCTGGAGCGTCTCCTGCTTCTCCTTGGCGCCGTTCAGCTTCTCGGTGGCCTGCTCGGCCTGCTCGTAGAGCGCGTCGACCTTCGCCTTGACCTCGTCCTTGCTCGGCTTCTCGCTCGGCGCGGCATTGGCGGCATTGGCACTGAGGGCCACGGCGGCAGCGGCTGCGGTCGTGAGCACGGTCACGCGCGTACGGCTCGGCTGCTTGGGTCGACGGTGGGACGCCACGGAGGTGAACTCCTTCTTTTGAGTGATCACCCGCTCGGAGGTTCGAGCCCAGACATTAGTGACCTTCCTGTGATCAGATCAAATCCTCAGGAGCAAAATCTCGTCACGGCATGCATTCGTGACCCATAACTCACATGCAGTCATACCCGGTTGACGCTACGTTGCGTGACGATCCCGCCAATTCGGGCATTAAACCTGGAACTTCAAGGTTTAGGACAAGCGCTTCAGAAGCACCGCAGAAGCGACCGGCCGCGCTCCCGCCTTCGCGATCCCGTCGGCGACCTCACGGTCGGTCGACGCGACGATCACCGGCCGCCCGGGCGGCTCGGCGCGCACCAGCTGACGGATCAACTCGTCGGCGGTGATACCCGGCTTGGAGAACAGCACCCGCACCCCGCGCGGCGGCGCGAGCAGCACCGGCGCGACCAGCTCGGCCCCGTCGAAGACACA
This is a stretch of genomic DNA from Streptomyces sp. NBC_00285. It encodes these proteins:
- a CDS encoding C40 family peptidase, yielding MASHRRPKQPSRTRVTVLTTAAAAAVALSANAANAAPSEKPSKDEVKAKVDALYEQAEQATEKLNGAKEKQETLQKEISTIQDNVARGQGDLNELRDSMGLAAAAQYRTGSIDPSLQLFLSSNPDDYLDKASTADQLSSQQVEALKKIQEKQRELAQDRAEASEKLQDLASTRTELAKQKKAVQGKLAEAQKLLNSLTAAEKAALAAADSRASRSATERVDLGDAPASSARAQAAFNAAQTQLGKPYVYGATGTASYDCSGLTSWAYAQAGITIPRTSQAQANAGTRIYSMSDLKVGDLVIFYGDLHHVALYAGNGQVIHAPRTGTVVRYESINNMPFQFGVRI